A single window of Tiliqua scincoides isolate rTilSci1 chromosome 10, rTilSci1.hap2, whole genome shotgun sequence DNA harbors:
- the CAPN12 gene encoding calpain-12 gives MAPPGITVCLSKDPDAAGAAHILSYCGQKFRDLKLQCLQQRCLFTDTYFGARPESVGYGELGPSSAVTKRLVWKRPKDICKPRPPRFIHGGTTRFDVCQGKYLGDCWFLAAAASLTLHPHLLHRVVPQDQSFDSEDYAGIFHFQFWQYGQWVDVVVDDLLPTVDGELFFVHSAERDEFWMPLLEKAYAKLNGSYEAMSGGYMNEAFVDFTGGIGEALPLKAPNRGLFKSIQAALSRHSLMGAFIQVSSHQDRELQTAEGLVKGHAYSITGIHKLELEGKKVRLLRLRNPWGFQEWNGRWSDNSPLWSNLDPVLQTKLCANREDGEFWMQLVDFIHYFDTLEICHLNAVVQEDAPSSWDINCFQGRWVRGHTAGGHQSFYPWDTFWMNPQYHVSLLEPDEAELKKQHRKERRAQIPTCTLLVSLMQRDQRRSRWRGKDFLLIAFNVFQVPKQYLELKTTAHRRELLPRLKAVCPLVWGYSRDITGHLKLPPGDYLIIPSTQKPMEEASFTLRIFTEKKHQFLEIDDEISMEEKTLQVMAPPRTGLDQVLEETFLEWAGQDQQVGTMELQGLLNRTMSTLSQLKTGDFSTEDCLKIIQCFSDGGTGRLTLREFKQVWIKMEEWEGIFVKYDLDRSGTMNAHEMQLALNAAGFHLNKQTTEVLLKKYSNPWLQIDFSSFMSFMVRLERIFRHCKSQDVNGDGLIYMTQKEWMELSTSC, from the exons ATGGCTCCTCCAGGCATCACCGTCTGCCTCAGCAAGGACCCCGATGCTGCTGGAGCGGCCCACATCCTTTCCTACTGCGGGCAGAAGTTCAGGGACCTGAAGCTCCAGTGCTTGCAGCAGAGATGCCTGTTCACCGATACATACTTTGGAGCCCGCCCTGAATCAGTTGGGTATGGCGAACTGGGGCCCAGCTCTGCGGTCACCAAGAGGCTGGTGTGGAAGAGGCCAAAG GACATCTGCAAGCCCCGGCCACCCCGGTTTATCCATGGAGGAACGACTCGGTTTGATGTTTGCCAGGGGAAATATTTAG GTGACTGCTGGTTCCTGGCCGCAGCTGCATCCCTGACCCTGCACCCTCACCTCTTGCACAGGGTGGTGCCCCAGGATCAGAGCTTTGACAGCGAGGATTATGCTGGCATCTTCCATTTCCAG TTCTGGCAATATGGGCAGTGGGTGGACGTTGTGGTGGATGACCTATTGCCCACCGTGGACGGAGAGCTCTTCTTTGTGCATTCTGCTGAAAGAGATGAGTTCTGGATGCCTTTGTTGGAGAAAGCCTATGCCAA GCTGAATGGCTCCTACGAGGCTATGAGTGGTGGATACATGAACGAGGCCTTTGTGGACTTCACTGGTGGTATCGGGGAGGCCCTCCCTCTGAAAGCACCTAACCGAGGCCTCTTCAAATCCATTCAGGCGGCACTGAGCAGGCACTCTTTGATGGGAGCATTCATCCAG GTTAGCAGCCACCAAGACAGGGAATTACAGACCGCAGAGGGACTGGTGAAGGGACATGCCTATTCCATCACTGGGATCCACAAG CTCGAGCTGGAGGGCAAGAAGGTAAGGCTGTTGAGGCTGCGGAATCCATGGGGCTTCCAGGAATGGAACGGTCGCTGGAGTGACAA TTCTCCGCTGTGGTCGAATCTAGATCCTGTACTGCAGACAAAGCTGTGCGCGAACAGGGAAGACGGAGAATTTTG GATGCAACTGGTCGATTTTATACATTATTTTGATACCCTGGAGATCTGCCATTTGAATGCTGTTGTGCAGGAGGACGCCCCCTCTTCTTGGGACATCAACTGCTTCCAAGGGCGTTGGGTCAGAGGCCATACTGCTGGTGGACACCAGTCCTTCTACCCATGGG acACCTTCTGGATGAACCCCCAGTACCATGTTTCCTTGCTGGAGCCGGATGAGGCCGAACTGAAGAAGCAACACAGGAAGGAGCGTCGAGCCCAGATTCCCACTTGCACCCTGCTTGTCTCTCTAATGCAGAGAGACCAGCGCAGGAGCAGGTGGAGAGGAAAGGACTTCCTGCTCATTGCCTTTAACGTTTTCCAG GTGCCCAAACAG TATCTAGAGCTGAAGACCACAGCCCACAGAAGGGAACTGCTCCCCAGACTCAAGGCAGTCTGCCCTCTAGTCTGGGGGTATTCCAGGGATATCACAGGACACCTCAAGCTGCCTCCTGGGGATTACCTGATCATCCCCAGCACCCAGAAGCCTATGGAAGAGGCCAGCTTCACCCTCCGCATCTTCACTGAGAAAAAACACCAATTCTT GGAAATTGATGATGAAATCAGCATGGAAGAGAAGACACTGCAG GTGATGGCACCACCCAGGACTGGATTAGACCAGGTGCTTGAGGAAACCTTCCTGGAGTGGGCAGGGCAG GATCAGCAAGTAGGCACTATGGAACTCCAGGGCCTTCTGAACAGAACCATGAGCACTT TAAGTCAGCTGAAGACGGGTGACTTCTCCACGGAGGACTGCCTGAAAATCATCCAGTGTTTCAGT GACGGTGGGACAGGCAGGCTGACACTACGTGAGTTTAAGCAAGTTTGGATCAAAATGGAAGAATGGGAG GGTATATTCGTCAAGTATGACCTGGACAGGTCTGGCACCATGAACGCGCATGAAATGCAACTAGCACTGAATGCAGCAG GATTCCACTTGAACAAGCAGACAACAGAGGTCCTTCTGAAAAAATACAGCAACCCCTGGCTTCAGATAGATTTTAGTAGCTTTATGTCCTTCATGGTACGCCTGGAGCGCATCTTCC GGCATTGCAAAAGTCAGGATGTTAATGGTGATGGTCTGATCTACATGACCCAGAAGGAG TGGATGGAACTCTCCACCTCCTGCTGA